Genomic window (Alligator mississippiensis isolate rAllMis1 chromosome 4, rAllMis1, whole genome shotgun sequence):
TTTTCCCCCTATCATTAAAAAAGAGCCTCACAACCTGCAAAGGCACTATTTGTCCATATATACAATATTTTTGTTGGACATTACTAGGGACCTACTTTGATTTCATGAAAACCCTGAAATCGGGCATTGCCCAagaacaccgccccccccccccaaaaaccctcaCCTAAACACAAcatcctggctccccagtggatGCCAGTGGTCCTCATGGCCGTTGCGGCCTGGCCTCACAGCCCACTGGGGGTGGGGTAGGAATTGGAGCAGCCAAGATAGCAgccgcccctccctgccccctacagctGATTAGCTTAGAGAACTTCCCGTtacatggccccacccctctccaccaatcagcggcaaggggtgggaccacacaacaggcagccctcttggccaatccaTGGCAAGGGGCGAGCTCCGTGCAAAAAGGCTGCAAAATCAACTCCATTCACCacaatttaggtagatccctaaaCATTACGTATTGTGTTCTACCCTAATTACAACAGTATAAATCTGACACAACCCAGATTGCAACTCAACATGATTTGGCTCAATGTACATTGAATAGTACATGAAAAAGGATTTAGCTGACATTTTAATAGTTGAGAGTGGACAGACATCAAGTCCTTAATTATTTCAAGACCATACTAACGTGATTAAGCGATGCAAAATGAAGCAGTGATTAGGACCACAGCAAAGGTAATTTATAAATACTATGAATGGTCACTTAAGTTAGATACAATATTTCAGAAACATCTGAAACTCCCAAACTAGTACAATGCCAGCAACATTAAAAATACCTTCTTTATTGAGTGCCTACATTTGTAGCTGTGCATTCCCAGAGGTGTACCCAAGAATGAAAGGCTTATTAAAATGAAGCCTTCTTTTTCAGATTGCCAAAAATAGCAACTGGAAAATTTAAATATTAGCAATTCTGAGTGACAAATTCACATTTTATATCAATTTCTTAGTCATAATCCTTAGTTTCGACATTAAAAATTGTAACTTTACCTGATACTAGAAAACAATTTAGACTTTCCTTACAAATTCAACATTGCAAATTTACAGCAAGAAGCCAAGAGGAAACAGTGCACGAACCCCCAAGAGGAGCAACAATACTAAACACACTGTGTTTTAGTTTATAGGAATAAGGggtctctcttctctctttttccaAATGTTATTTTTGCTCTCTCTTTTAGCCATATGTGGCCTATTCCTTTTTTTACCTGGAGGAGTACTGGACTCATGAccttctgctttattttttcttcttattgGTTCTTCAATTTGCTGTTCTGTAACTGATCCACTTCCTCCATCCAGCATGTGTCTCATAGATTGATCTTCAGGGGTGCAAACATTGGTCCCACTTTCACTGCTACTCAGATCCAAGTCTTCCAAATAAAGGATCTTAGAATGAGGCATGCTTTTAATGAAAGTTTTCTCCCTCTCTAGTTTTCGACTGGGATGATGTTCATTCATGTCAACTCCTGAGTCCAGACTAGTGTCATTGCTATCTGTTTTTCTGCCCTTCTTCAGATCTATAAAAGAGTGCCTTACTTGAGCAATTGGCTTTCCATCTAGTGACACAAACCATGCTCTGGGGTGTGGGGATGGTTTTCCTTTGGAAAGCTCCAGTAATGTTTGTTCTGAAATACCTTGAAGCTCAGATGAAAATGGGGTCATTACAACTGCTTCATTCAGTgtcccaggaacagagacagatTCCAGCAAATTGTTGGTGTACCGATCCCAATTTGAATTTTGGGAAGGTAAACCTTGTTGACCATCTAGTATGGCTTTCTCATCTCTGCAGGTTGGGGGCTGTGGATGAACATGCATTGGCATCTTGGGTAACGTCTGTGTATAACTGTCACGATTCATGGGTTCCATCACAGGACTGTAGACTAACTGACCCTTTCTTGGCAAAGTAGCTGACTTAGCAGCATGTAACTGCTCAGGAGAGTGGAAAAGGTCAGAAGTTTGAAGGATGGCAATAGGCTGACTGTATATATGCATTAGTTGTTCTGGAATATGGGAAAGCCCAAACATCTCTTCTTTTACTGCAAGATATAGGTTTTGGTCTTGAACATCCCTTGGAGACTGGGAAACACTACTGTTGAtatgctttggctgctgcatgtgTCTAACTCCAGCACTAGGATCCAAGGACTGGGATGAATTCCTTGAATGACTACTCTGATTTGATGACTGATACGAGGCATCTTCTGTATAAATTTTAAAACTGCCCCGGGATTTTTTGTCCTCTCTTTCTGTAGAAGTCTTTCTTTGAGGGCTATAAGATGAAACTTTAGGTGAGTATAACTGTGATTTATCCCCTACCCTTAATGACCCCTTGACAGCACTGATGTGATTTATGTGAGTTGTTGATGTTGTCTGGTCCTTTTTTAAGACTTCCAGTTtagttgtatttttttccttcttttgtgaCTGACCACATTTATCCCTATGCAAAAGGAAATAGAAGATAATTGTAGAGGACATGTTGGAAAAATATGAGTGATGAATGCAGCAACCGCACTGAACACTGACATTAGACTCAACAGTATGCACTACTGAAAGCAAATAGTTGCAAACAAAACTGTTCTAAAACTATTGCAGTAACTTATATGCACAATTAATTAATGTGCAATGTTATATTAATATAGTGATAATTTTAAGACGCGAGGTGTATGAAATATTTTGTAACACCTAGGCATATTGCTgggggaaaaataatattttgactCAGAAGGGGCTGTTCGTTAACTTCAAATCCCATTTACACAGAGGATActatagattttcttttttccttaccTGCAGTAACAAAGAAGGACAGCGAAGAATCCAATAATAATGACAACAGTACCTCCCAATATAGCTGTTAGGAACACTGTATGATAGGCTGTTATATCCTTGGAAACTGCACTAATAATTGAatctaggttttttttaaaaacagaaacagaCAAAAATTAGATGCCAAAAACTAATTATTCTGGTTATTGTGCAGAAATGCAGTAGATAGATTACACTGTAGTTTCCTAGCCATCTTAACTGTCCATTTCAGCAACTTTGGaatataataacaacaacaacaacaacaatgataacaacaacaataatagtaataataataataatataaaatatataatataatcaGACTTCAGGGGCTGATGTCTCAAAACACCAAAACATTGCCTTTACATTTGTTTAATTCTAGTCAAATGGTGTTTGTAGCATACCTCTAAATTTGTTTCAAAATACTAATCCCTGGAGTTTCAAGTTTAAACCTCCTGTTCCATCACATTACTTTATTTTTACATTCTGAAATCATATTCTCTCATTCAAAAATTTCACCATATTAATTTTCATTTCTGGAATAAGCATAATTGTAGCGTGTAGGCTGTATGTTTCTATACAGGCAGTATCTATTTGGGCCACTCAAccctaccacccccaccccccgcactgATCCCCCAGTGCATTTCTCCTTTGTGT
Coding sequences:
- the FAM171B gene encoding protein FAM171B; protein product: MLTPLPWKTGRMPRQADHNTGAAAGDLSPKEVYSSVTLSLFPQSQANIWLFEDTVLITGKLSDAKSQPSVQFPKYLIKLPINHHITNVTAYLTVPQQFLKVDNFLYTTGILLNKSGFKSIELTPLAAICVSLLSAGKELKVNGPIHITLPLLPTNNVKSGDAIPAWTFDLKTGAWVNRGLGMIKEANDRLVWKYVAPTLGYWIAAPLPGTTDSIISAVSKDITAYHTVFLTAILGGTVVIIIGFFAVLLCYCRDKCGQSQKKEKNTTKLEVLKKDQTTSTTHINHISAVKGSLRVGDKSQLYSPKVSSYSPQRKTSTEREDKKSRGSFKIYTEDASYQSSNQSSHSRNSSQSLDPSAGVRHMQQPKHINSSVSQSPRDVQDQNLYLAVKEEMFGLSHIPEQLMHIYSQPIAILQTSDLFHSPEQLHAAKSATLPRKGQLVYSPVMEPMNRDSYTQTLPKMPMHVHPQPPTCRDEKAILDGQQGLPSQNSNWDRYTNNLLESVSVPGTLNEAVVMTPFSSELQGISEQTLLELSKGKPSPHPRAWFVSLDGKPIAQVRHSFIDLKKGRKTDSNDTSLDSGVDMNEHHPSRKLEREKTFIKSMPHSKILYLEDLDLSSSESGTNVCTPEDQSMRHMLDGGSGSVTEQQIEEPIRRKNKAEGHESSTPPGKKRNRPHMAKRESKNNIWKKREERPLIPIN